A genomic segment from Polyangium mundeleinium encodes:
- a CDS encoding trypsin-like peptidase domain-containing protein: MNDRAITPMAAAALPPAPPGEAGVALDISALVEHVRPTVVSIAATRGAEERGDPQRVRAGGTSRAIERAVGSGFIVSTDGLVVTNAHVVHGAERVRVQLSDGRELEASVLGEDEKLDVALLALRGATGLAVAQFGTSEALRVGDYLVAIGSPFGLRHTVTLGIVSAKERVLGLGPFDHLIQTDASINPGSSGGPVFDGRGRVVGVSTVIHARGQGIGFAIPIDDVRAVIPELRDAGHVSRGVLGVAFQAISHELARALALPGPTGALVTDVEADGPASKVGIEPGDVILSADDEPIDQAAELARLLGHRKPGDSMRLLIRHGKDERVKRVVLAKPVSEEKPAQKLEDVGPRKTIGVSVGDALGGGARIEGLDPRGAAAGELEVGDIVVEVNGQPIEDGAGFLRVVDKAKRPGTLLVRLRRDGEALYAAVRVE; encoded by the coding sequence ATGAACGACCGCGCCATCACGCCCATGGCGGCGGCGGCGTTGCCCCCGGCTCCGCCGGGAGAGGCGGGCGTCGCGCTCGACATCTCGGCGCTCGTCGAGCATGTGCGGCCGACCGTGGTGAGCATCGCGGCCACACGTGGGGCCGAGGAGCGGGGGGATCCGCAGCGCGTGCGCGCGGGCGGGACGTCACGTGCGATCGAGCGGGCGGTGGGATCGGGCTTCATCGTGAGCACCGACGGGCTCGTCGTGACGAACGCCCACGTGGTGCACGGCGCCGAGCGCGTGCGCGTGCAGCTCTCTGACGGGCGCGAGCTCGAAGCTTCGGTGCTCGGTGAGGATGAGAAGCTCGACGTGGCGCTGCTCGCGCTGCGCGGCGCGACGGGCCTTGCGGTTGCGCAGTTCGGGACGAGCGAGGCGCTCCGCGTGGGCGACTACCTCGTGGCCATCGGAAGCCCGTTCGGCCTGCGGCACACGGTCACCTTGGGCATCGTGAGCGCGAAGGAGCGCGTCCTCGGGCTCGGGCCGTTCGACCACCTCATCCAGACCGACGCGAGCATCAACCCTGGTTCGAGCGGCGGCCCGGTCTTCGATGGGCGCGGCCGCGTCGTCGGCGTGAGCACGGTCATCCATGCGCGCGGGCAGGGCATCGGTTTTGCGATCCCGATCGACGACGTCCGCGCCGTGATCCCGGAGCTGCGCGACGCGGGGCACGTCTCGCGCGGCGTGCTTGGGGTCGCGTTCCAGGCGATCTCGCACGAGCTCGCGCGGGCGCTCGCGCTGCCGGGGCCGACGGGCGCGCTCGTGACGGACGTCGAGGCGGACGGGCCGGCGTCGAAGGTGGGGATCGAGCCGGGCGACGTGATCTTGTCGGCTGACGACGAGCCGATCGATCAGGCGGCGGAGCTCGCGCGGCTCCTCGGGCACAGAAAGCCCGGCGATTCGATGCGGCTCTTGATCCGGCACGGCAAGGACGAGCGGGTCAAGCGCGTGGTGCTGGCGAAGCCTGTGTCCGAGGAGAAACCGGCGCAGAAGCTGGAGGACGTCGGCCCGCGCAAGACCATCGGCGTGTCGGTGGGCGACGCGCTCGGCGGCGGGGCGCGCATCGAGGGGCTCGATCCGCGCGGCGCGGCCGCGGGCGAACTCGAAGTGGGCGACATCGTGGTGGAGGTCAACGGCCAGCCGATCGAGGACGGCGCGGGCTTCCTGCGCGTGGTGGACAAGGCGAAACGACCGGGGACGCTGCTCGTGCGGCTGCGCCGCGACGGCGAGGCGCTCTATGCAGCGGTGCGCGTGGAGTGA
- the tsaB gene encoding tRNA (adenosine(37)-N6)-threonylcarbamoyltransferase complex dimerization subunit type 1 TsaB — translation MRLLAISTSTPRGSAAVFDGDKLLGASVYTDLAGHAERIFLAAAEALAAAGVSAASIEAFACDIGPGSFTGVRVGVAAAKGMAIGQGAPLAGVGSLEAMAADAFASGRAGPHDVVVAALDAKKQELFLAAFDAHGAVCWAPRHVPRADVAALVLAGPGASLPPGGLLRVVGEVAAEDPGLEAFVLRSPGTDLPDAAAVGRVALGRLVAGGDFDAEHVEPLYVRPPDAKPMASGGPS, via the coding sequence ATGAGGCTCCTCGCCATCTCCACCTCCACGCCTCGCGGCAGCGCGGCCGTCTTCGACGGTGACAAGCTCCTCGGCGCGTCCGTCTACACGGACCTCGCAGGCCACGCCGAGCGCATCTTCCTCGCCGCCGCCGAGGCCCTCGCCGCGGCCGGCGTCTCCGCGGCGTCGATCGAGGCCTTCGCCTGTGACATCGGCCCTGGCTCGTTCACGGGCGTCCGGGTCGGCGTCGCCGCGGCGAAGGGCATGGCCATCGGCCAGGGCGCGCCGCTCGCCGGCGTCGGTTCGCTCGAAGCCATGGCCGCGGACGCCTTCGCGAGCGGCCGGGCCGGGCCTCACGACGTTGTCGTCGCCGCCCTCGACGCGAAGAAGCAGGAGCTCTTCCTCGCCGCCTTCGACGCGCACGGCGCCGTCTGCTGGGCCCCGCGCCACGTGCCCCGCGCCGACGTGGCCGCGCTCGTGCTTGCCGGCCCGGGTGCTTCCCTTCCGCCGGGCGGGCTCCTCCGTGTTGTCGGCGAGGTCGCGGCCGAGGATCCGGGGCTCGAAGCCTTCGTCCTCCGATCCCCCGGGACCGACCTGCCCGACGCTGCGGCCGTGGGGCGCGTCGCGCTCGGCCGGCTCGTGGCCGGCGGTGACTTCGACGCCGAGCATGTCGAGCCGCTTTACGTCCGTCCGCCCGACGCGAAGCCGATGGCATCGGGCGGGCCCAGCTAG
- a CDS encoding Crp/Fnr family transcriptional regulator has product MDLLDEDPEAAEAARVLIARFGKSFQPGEVIYREGEPGTEAYLLEEGRVRLIKKVRGAERSLMVLKPGDLFGESALLPGAERSSTAVALSSGLALAIDQATLQNLLEHNAGIASRIVKQLVRRLRDAEDQIELIMLTDVQSKIVSALLKLAQQTREPGGNNALFSVSPMELATRVGLDVDTVKRSVQKLREGQYIRVADERLEVPDIEGLRKLYGLLGQKDEVANEA; this is encoded by the coding sequence ATGGACCTACTCGACGAAGATCCCGAGGCCGCCGAGGCGGCGCGTGTGCTCATCGCGCGCTTCGGCAAGAGCTTCCAGCCCGGCGAGGTGATCTACCGGGAGGGCGAGCCCGGCACGGAGGCGTATCTGCTCGAGGAGGGCCGCGTGCGCCTCATCAAGAAGGTGCGCGGCGCCGAGCGCAGCTTGATGGTGCTCAAGCCTGGCGACCTCTTCGGCGAGTCGGCCCTGCTGCCTGGCGCCGAGCGCTCCTCCACCGCGGTCGCGCTCTCGTCCGGCCTCGCGCTCGCGATCGACCAGGCGACGCTGCAGAACTTGCTCGAGCACAACGCGGGCATCGCCTCGCGCATAGTCAAGCAGCTCGTGCGACGGCTGCGGGATGCCGAGGATCAGATCGAGCTCATCATGCTCACGGACGTGCAGTCGAAGATCGTCAGCGCGCTCCTCAAGCTCGCGCAGCAGACGCGCGAGCCGGGGGGCAACAACGCGCTCTTCTCGGTCTCGCCGATGGAGCTCGCGACGCGCGTGGGCCTCGACGTCGACACCGTGAAGCGCAGCGTGCAGAAGCTCCGGGAGGGCCAGTACATCCGCGTCGCCGACGAGCGACTCGAGGTCCCGGACATCGAGGGCCTGCGAAAGCTCTACGGCCTGCTCGGTCAGAAGGACGAAGTCGCGAACGAGGCGTGA
- a CDS encoding tetratricopeptide repeat protein, producing MIQGQTGKKTGVWSRRMRGPAALACSVLFPVLLTFAPACSGAQERVDGVDAKARAEYDLGREAFEGGRLREALGHAQASLRIDETNPDAHYLSTVILLAFCASDETSTDCRFEAAERHARAALESAPEMRDAKNALGVILVHRKKYDEAVAVLKPLAEDILYASPEQAWGNLGWAYLSRGSLDEAIDALRRSLAAQPLFCVGNYRLGLAYEKKGELALAREAFTKALETDKPQCRNLQEGFAARARVAGKLGQQDLAREDLERCRDVAPATVAGKRCAAELGSLQ from the coding sequence ATGATCCAGGGGCAAACGGGCAAGAAAACGGGCGTTTGGTCGCGCAGGATGCGTGGCCCTGCGGCGCTCGCTTGCTCGGTCTTGTTCCCTGTGCTGCTCACGTTCGCGCCGGCGTGCAGCGGCGCGCAGGAGCGTGTGGACGGCGTCGACGCGAAGGCGCGTGCCGAGTACGACCTCGGGCGGGAGGCGTTCGAGGGAGGACGGCTGCGCGAGGCGCTCGGCCATGCGCAGGCCTCGCTCCGGATCGACGAGACGAACCCCGACGCGCACTACCTCTCCACCGTCATTCTTTTGGCATTCTGTGCGTCGGACGAGACGTCGACGGATTGCCGTTTCGAGGCGGCGGAGCGCCACGCGCGCGCCGCGCTCGAGTCTGCGCCCGAGATGCGCGACGCGAAGAACGCGCTCGGCGTCATTCTCGTGCATCGGAAAAAGTACGACGAAGCTGTGGCCGTCCTCAAGCCGCTGGCCGAGGACATTCTTTATGCTTCCCCCGAGCAGGCGTGGGGAAATCTTGGCTGGGCATATCTTTCGCGTGGGAGCCTCGACGAGGCGATCGACGCGCTTCGGCGGTCTCTCGCGGCGCAGCCGCTGTTTTGTGTAGGGAACTACCGGCTCGGGCTGGCGTACGAGAAAAAAGGCGAGCTTGCGCTTGCGCGAGAGGCCTTTACGAAAGCGCTCGAGACAGATAAACCTCAGTGTCGGAACCTCCAGGAGGGGTTCGCCGCCCGCGCTCGCGTGGCGGGGAAACTCGGGCAGCAAGATCTCGCCCGGGAAGATCTCGAACGATGCCGCGATGTGGCCCCGGCGACAGTGGCCGGGAAGCGTTGCGCTGCGGAACTCGGATCGTTGCAATGA
- a CDS encoding helix-turn-helix domain-containing protein: MESIGRYLRHARETRAMSVEEVSRATRIPVPSIERIEADHFDDLPGEVFVRGFLRAYARAVSLPVEEVLARYTASRRVAVVTPLPIASPAGGSQGKRFGVAMAFVLLLILFTLALSIVMRPRGHDMPPELSQVGDSQGVSSSPMLGA, encoded by the coding sequence ATGGAGTCGATCGGCCGCTACCTGAGACATGCCCGTGAGACGAGGGCAATGAGCGTGGAGGAAGTCTCCCGCGCCACCCGCATTCCCGTCCCCTCGATCGAGCGAATCGAGGCGGATCATTTCGATGATTTGCCAGGTGAAGTGTTCGTCCGGGGGTTCCTGCGCGCCTACGCGCGGGCCGTCTCCCTCCCCGTGGAAGAGGTGCTCGCGCGTTATACCGCGAGCCGCCGCGTCGCCGTGGTCACTCCACTTCCCATTGCCTCCCCCGCTGGAGGTTCGCAGGGCAAACGCTTCGGCGTGGCGATGGCCTTCGTCCTCCTGCTGATCCTGTTCACGCTGGCCCTGAGCATCGTCATGCGGCCGCGCGGGCACGATATGCCCCCTGAATTGTCGCAGGTGGGGGACTCGCAGGGCGTATCCTCGAGCCCTATGCTCGGGGCGTGA
- the recO gene encoding DNA repair protein RecO, with amino-acid sequence MTEPSGRRRGRSALLKKILRTEALLVRRVPVGEADLIVTLFTEARGIVSAVARSARRSNKRLVALEPMHLLRVTLEEREQKDLAVLGEAAIAHPRMHLVAALDRLEAAGRALRWVRSVAPPGTREPGLFATVNELLDALDTPASTRSPEAELATSGLRLLSDMGFGLVLDRCVRCSRVCPAEAPACLDALAGGLVCRACGGARLVLRADLRARVEAACAGDDEALRAEDTRIVVDLVEAVIQAHAGPAK; translated from the coding sequence GTGACCGAGCCAAGCGGGCGTCGCCGGGGCCGGAGCGCCCTCCTCAAAAAGATTCTGCGCACCGAAGCGCTGCTCGTCCGGCGGGTCCCCGTGGGCGAGGCCGATCTCATCGTCACGCTTTTCACGGAGGCGCGGGGAATCGTTTCGGCTGTGGCGCGATCGGCCCGTCGATCGAACAAGCGTCTCGTCGCGCTGGAGCCGATGCACCTGCTTCGCGTGACCCTCGAAGAGCGCGAGCAAAAAGACCTGGCCGTGCTCGGCGAGGCCGCAATCGCGCACCCGCGCATGCACCTCGTCGCTGCGCTCGATCGTCTGGAAGCCGCAGGCAGAGCGCTGCGCTGGGTCCGATCGGTCGCGCCGCCGGGCACACGCGAGCCGGGGCTTTTCGCCACCGTAAACGAACTGCTCGACGCGCTCGACACACCCGCGTCCACGCGCTCGCCCGAAGCAGAGCTCGCGACATCAGGCTTGCGTTTGCTCTCGGATATGGGCTTCGGCCTGGTGCTCGATCGATGCGTGCGGTGCAGCCGCGTTTGCCCGGCAGAGGCGCCCGCGTGTCTGGATGCGCTCGCCGGCGGGCTCGTCTGTCGTGCTTGCGGCGGAGCGCGACTCGTGCTGCGGGCGGACCTCCGCGCGCGCGTCGAGGCTGCATGCGCAGGCGACGACGAGGCACTGCGCGCAGAGGACACGCGAATCGTGGTGGACCTCGTGGAGGCCGTAATCCAGGCGCACGCCGGTCCGGCGAAGTAG
- a CDS encoding metallophosphoesterase → MVQSPSTVVLGDVHLTRSVPRAVSEDLARLVDAHPGARIVCAGDLFDLSADLPRLPLPRAVEAVFEAHPAAKAAFGRHLARGGELWLVSGNHDAALALADFRSALVTALDPPAEARARLRTTPWFFREGDLHIEHGHLYDPDNAPAHPLVVGEASLGVHFVEQFIAPTGAFRYLNMNDETPLRLFLSAFSFYGPRAPYVIYRYFHAAIHAMLRSGRTYQRRAEDEAPLGAEEAARFIAELGIPPELVGTMLPLGARPTMASLSRTFSRLYFDRVLSTLAMSAGLSAAALGKKRAGGAAFSIGALAMTLSWARGHNRYAGSVAEQLAEGAARIADTTGARLVVFGHTHREALTERYANTASFAFPRNTPGRPYLEIEQTYGVPRAVRRYLPMEPKEARA, encoded by the coding sequence ATGGTGCAATCGCCCTCCACGGTCGTGCTCGGTGACGTTCACCTGACCCGCTCGGTGCCACGGGCCGTGTCCGAGGATCTCGCCCGCCTGGTCGACGCGCACCCGGGCGCGCGAATCGTGTGCGCCGGCGATCTCTTCGATCTTTCGGCCGATCTGCCCCGCCTGCCGCTGCCGCGCGCGGTCGAGGCGGTGTTCGAGGCGCATCCGGCCGCCAAAGCCGCGTTCGGCCGGCACCTCGCGCGAGGAGGCGAGCTCTGGCTCGTGAGCGGCAACCACGACGCAGCCCTCGCGCTGGCCGATTTCCGGAGCGCCCTCGTGACGGCGCTCGATCCGCCGGCCGAGGCGCGCGCGCGGCTGCGCACGACCCCTTGGTTCTTTCGCGAGGGCGACCTCCACATCGAGCACGGCCACCTCTACGACCCCGACAACGCCCCAGCTCACCCGCTCGTCGTGGGCGAAGCGAGCCTCGGCGTCCATTTCGTCGAGCAATTCATCGCGCCGACAGGCGCCTTTCGCTACCTCAACATGAACGACGAGACGCCCCTCCGGCTCTTCCTCTCCGCGTTCTCGTTCTACGGCCCGCGCGCGCCCTACGTGATCTATCGTTATTTCCACGCTGCCATTCACGCGATGCTCCGCAGCGGGCGGACGTATCAACGGCGCGCGGAGGACGAGGCGCCGCTCGGCGCGGAGGAGGCCGCTCGTTTCATCGCGGAGCTCGGCATTCCGCCCGAGCTCGTGGGCACGATGCTGCCGCTCGGCGCGCGGCCGACGATGGCCAGCTTGAGCCGGACGTTTTCGCGTCTCTATTTCGATCGGGTGCTGTCCACGCTGGCGATGAGCGCAGGGCTCTCGGCGGCAGCGCTCGGCAAGAAACGGGCAGGCGGAGCGGCGTTTTCGATCGGGGCGCTCGCAATGACGCTGAGCTGGGCGCGCGGGCACAACCGTTATGCCGGGTCGGTGGCCGAGCAGCTCGCCGAGGGCGCGGCGCGGATCGCGGACACGACGGGCGCGCGGCTCGTGGTGTTTGGTCACACGCACCGCGAGGCGCTCACGGAGCGATATGCGAATACGGCGAGCTTCGCGTTTCCACGCAATACGCCGGGTCGGCCGTACCTGGAGATCGAGCAGACCTATGGGGTGCCGCGGGCGGTGCGGCGGTATCTGCCGATGGAGCCGAAGGAAGCGCGCGCCTAG
- a CDS encoding nuclear transport factor 2 family protein yields MGQIRHALEMRDVEALADLYAEDAILEEVSSLNPPAHPIVVHGREAILKQLRDEFLRDPVGGWHREVKSTDIIDEMETDEAVAFTEVRTYAAGDKVITQHLAHKRNGRIQHDRLVVARDSD; encoded by the coding sequence ATGGGGCAGATTCGCCACGCCCTGGAGATGCGGGACGTGGAGGCGCTCGCGGACCTTTATGCCGAGGACGCGATCCTCGAGGAGGTCTCGAGCCTGAACCCGCCCGCGCACCCCATCGTGGTGCACGGCCGCGAGGCCATCTTGAAGCAGCTCCGCGACGAGTTCCTGCGGGACCCGGTCGGCGGGTGGCATCGTGAGGTGAAGAGCACGGACATCATCGACGAGATGGAGACGGATGAGGCCGTCGCCTTCACCGAGGTGCGTACCTATGCGGCCGGCGACAAGGTGATCACGCAGCACCTGGCGCACAAACGGAACGGGCGTATCCAGCACGATCGGCTGGTCGTGGCGCGCGAC